CAATCCAGATGTTTGGATTCCTGCCTACAAGTGAGTTACTAAATATAAGATTATATGATTCATTCTTTTACGAAACTATTGCCAAATGTCCCCAAGTTTATGGTATTTCAATAACGTGTTTGCCTCTTCTTTCCAGATCATCAAGATCGTCTTCTCTATTTTTCATTCTTTATGTGCTTATGGGTGTTTACTTTGTCACAAACTTGATTCTTGCTGTTGTATATGATAGTTTTAAATGCGAGGTACATATTTATTGAATCCTTTATATTTCTTTATTGCATACTACTGAAATTCCATCCAAGAATTGCAAGCTTGCATGCCTTCTTAATTGCAGCTGGTTAAACAAGTGACTGAGAAGGACCGAATGAGGACAAGAATATTAAAGAAAGCCTTTGATCTCATTGATGAAAAGGTGAGTATGAGTCATTACTCATTAATGTTGTGAAATCTCCTCCAAGACAATCTTGCCCTTCTCATGGATTTTCCTTCAAAATGAACAGGCTGTTGGCACTCTTGACAAGGAGCAATGTATCGATTTGTTTGAAGAACTTAATAAATACAGGTACAACCTTTGTATTCAGTTGTTGAAATGATTCACAGGTCTTTTGATATTAGTTCTTTGGGTCAAAAGTGCATTAATGCAACGTCTCACCACTATAAAGAACCTTTTATTCAGGACTCTGCCAAAAATATCCAAAGAAGACTTTGAGTTGATATTTGATGCATTGGATGACAGTCGTGATTTTAAGGTAATCTTTGGTCTATAGCCTATTGTTTGAATGGTTTATAGTCTTGGCTAgttctttttattctttttattgttTATGGCCCACAACCCATCTTCACTGTATATATACTTCAGTATTATCTGAATCCCAAGTTACAATAGCCTGTTAGGTTTTTTAATCAGTAGGTTTATATGGTTGGATTTTATTGGCTATTTAATGGGCTACTATATGTAATAGGCCCATGGATTTTATAACTGATAACTAAAATTAGGGTTAAATGGGAACCCTAATTCTACATGTCTATATAAACTGGTCAAGGTCTCAATATACCATATATAGTGAGATACCATCACCAGAGGGATGTTAAATGCACGTGAAATGATAATGAggacaaaatggtcattttacatgCATTTAACATCCCTCTGTTGACAGTGTCCGACTCATGGACTTAATATGTTGTGAAATAGAGAAATAGGGACCAAAAAGGAAAACATGATTCCTTTTGGATCAAATCCGATAAAATCGCTATAGCAGAAGGAAGAAATGTGTAATTTATTCTTCATTTATTTCTTAACTGGTAATGATGGTTGATTGTCTcagtttttttatgattttttactTGCAGATTAATCCACAAGAATTCAATGATCTCTGCAATGCAATTGCCTTAAAATTTCAACAGGAGGATACGGTAAGTTGCTTATTCTGAAATTATAGccttatattttcattttttcttaaTTCTGACATTGTACTTCTTAATTATTTCTTATTAAtgcattgtattttgaaaaatctatttAGCAATGAGGTAACCGCTTAAAAAGGTGGCAggttagatttttcaaagtacaatgctataataagaAATAGTTTAAAAGTGTAATGATGTAATAAGGAGAAATGGAAGTACAATGGTATTATAAAGATGGAAAAGCACATTGCTATATCTTTGCATGTAGCCTTTTTTTATATGGAATAGCAGAAGATGTATCTAACTCAGCTATCTTTATGTTATGGCTTTCATTTTGCAGGAACCTTGGCTAAAGAAGTTCCCCTTCTATAATTCCTCCTTATCTGAAAGGCTGAAAGACTTTGTAAAAAGTCCAAATTTTGGATATTTAGTTGCTTTTATTCTCCTCGTGAATCTAGTTGCTGTTATTACTGAAACAACGGTATGATCTAAATTCTTGACAAATAGATATATAAcataatagcaacgtactttaatTGCAAAAAAAAAGTATTTGATAACATGGCAAGTATTatattgctataattgggtagatcTCTCAAAGAACAAAGTTGTCAGAGAGAGAAATAAAAGTAGGATTCTATGATAAAGAAATCAATTAAAatacgttgctatttcttgctATTAACCCTATTCTTAATGCAGTTGTTGAATCAGTTGCTTAACTGATCCTTTTAATTTGAACTCTTTCTTTGACAGCTTGATATACAAAACAACTCTGGTCAGGAGTTCTGGCAGAAGGTGGAGTTTGTATTTGGTAAAGAACTCCTTATGACTACTATTACCTTATATAAACTGAAATAACAGTTTTAGTTTTAAGTAAAATTAAAAagtatttgatttttattattgaatttcaTTCCATTTCTGCCAACCAAACGTGTGATAGATTACAATTCATATTCCATTTCCCTCGGATTTCAATTCCTTTGATAGATTCCGTTCATTCTAGTCTGAGTTGATATCAACTTCCTTATCTTTGAGTGACCATTTTATCCTTCCATTTGCAACTTCCTTTAATCCTTTCTAGTCTGAGTTGATATCAAATTGGATATTTTTCGAAGTATTAATGCCCTAATAAGGAAGAAAAAAAGATCACAAGTACAATgctttaatatgaaaaaaaaaattgtaactacagtgttgtaataggaagaaatggaagtaggatgctataattcacaaataaattaAAGTACATTGATGTTTGTTGCACTTAACAGCAAATTGATGACTTGTTTTGCCTGCAGGGTGGCTATATGTAGTTGAGATGGCTTTGAAAGTTTATACATATGGATTTGAAAACTACTGGAAGGATAGTCAAAACCGATTTGACTTCATTGTCACATGGGTCATAGGTACATTTAACCTTTTATATAATGTCCATGCCTGTATCTCTTCAAAATATGTTCTTTGGTGCTTAAATTCATAACATTGTGTATATGATGTGTTTAATTTCCTTAATTTGATCATTGTATTCCATTCATGAACTCTTGCAGTTATTGGAGAAACAGCAACATTCGTATCTCCAAAGGAGTTCACATTTATTTCAAATGGGGAGTGGTAAGTCTGTAAATTATCTTTACAATTactatataaatatttatacGAATCAAGCTTTCAAAAatcaatatatttaattatttattatttgcagGATTCGTTATCTTCTGATTGCAAGAATGTTGAGATTGATTAGGCTGTTGATGCATGTAAAAAGATACCGGGCCTTTATTGCTACATTTTTAACCCTGATACCAAGTTTGATGCCATACCTGGGTACTGTCTTTTGTGTCATGTGCATTTACTGTACAGTTGGTATACAGGTACTTCAAATTTAATCTTTATACTGCAATGTATTTATTATTTAAGtagggctaaatgcaagaaatagcagtgtactttcatttatttgtgtattgtTGCTTCCTACTTTCTTTTTTCTACTACAACATTATACTTTGCACTTCACTTtcaaaaatctacccaattataacaCTCTGCTTTCAATTTCTTTTATACACTTTGAAATATCTTCTACCCAATTAAAGCAGTAGATATTCCTTTGTATTTCAGTGACATTGCTATTATTGGGTAGATATTTTGAAGTGGAAAGCTGTAATAGGAAGGAATGAAAGTCGGATGCTATACATTTCTATTTCTTGCACTTAATCCATATAATTAGTTGAATAAATATATCTGTAATCATTGCAACTTACTTTTTTCCTTATGTTGTCTAGATATTCGGTGGATTAGTCAATGCTGGGAACCCAGATTTACCAAGTACAGATCTTGCTGATAATGAGTATCCTACATGAATCATTTGCTACAATGCTTTATTTATTATTCACTATCACTAACCACTTTTCAGCTAATCGCATATTATACCTACAAACAAATATGTTATCTTAGATTATTAGATCAAGAAGAATATAAAATAGCATTTCACCGGGTCAGCGGTTTTCGCCTAAACACAAAATCAATTTGTTATTTAATTTCCCTTGACTTAATCAGTTACTTGTTATTTAATTTTAATGACTACCCGAATGGTATGGTGAGTCTCTTCAATTTGCTTGTGCTGGGAAATTGGCAAGCTTGGATGCAGGTATTATGATCATTTCATGATACTACTTGTTTTACAATTATTATGTGGAAATAGACATACTCATGCGTCTGTCAAATAATCATCAAAATTCATGATGTGATATATTAAGTTAAACGTTTGTTATAGgccaaatgcaagaaatagcaacgcactttcatttatttcttaattatagcatcctacttgtaTTTCTTTCTATCATAACAATGTCTTCTTATTTAGGCATTGTACTTTAAAATTTCAACCcaatatagcattgtactttcagttTGTTTTAGGTTAGGACattattatattttgaaaaatctactcTCAGCTATAGGATAGCAGTGAAAATAGATTTGTATTTAGATAACTTTTCAATAATTGaatggatttttttttcaaagtacaatgttataataggAAGAAATTAGAGAATGGTGATATAGTAAACATATCAATGGAAGTACCTTCCTATTTTTTTGTATTCATTAACCCTTTTATAGATGGCTATGGTTGATTCAAGTTTTTATTGAACTATTTTCAGAGTTATGTAATATTGACGGGAACTGCTTGGACCTATGTGTACTTCATCAGCTACtatctaataactattctgctcCTCCTCAACTTGGTGAGTCTTCTACTGATTAGTATTCAAAtccttattatcattattatcaaATGTCAAACTTAATATATCCACCATAAGCTTATTCTTTTTGAACCATTGATTGAAATATCGATGTACCTCCATATATTTGTTTTCATATTCAATAATATTATGCTCAAGTTTAAAATATTTTGATTGAACTCATGTAAAATTCTGAATTATTTGCAGATCGTCGCATTTGTGTTGGAGGCATTCTTTGCTGAGTTAGAACTGGAGTGTCctgaggatgaagaagaagaagctggGAAGGTTAGTAAAATTTAATCAAATTCTATCCTATGTTACCCTAAAAATTTCTTCTTCTGAAAAAATGAGGGAAATTTTGTAAAAAGCACTGACTTTGTCTATTAAGCTGTTCTTTTTTGCAATAAAACACCCATGTATGGCATGACAAGGAAATGGAATGAGTCATTACTCATTACATCCATGGTCATGTTTGGCTGGTTTGTAGGAATGGACTGGAATGAaatttaatatgattttttttattctatACATATAGTTTTAAGTCTTttctaaaaattattttaattacAATCCATAAAACTCTCATTTACAAAAACCAACACTTAAGTATTATAGAAGCTCATTAAACCACAgtcaatttataataaaaataatattttttttcattatataaaaaaagaaattcTAGGTTCAGttgaaataataattaaaaaaaaaagtctttATTTGCGTCATTAAACATTacataaataattatatgttatacAGCAATATTCCATTCCAACAcacaaagaaatgaagattaatTAAATGGAAGGGATTTGTATTTTACATGATTTGGTGAATTAATTTTTACATGTAAATCCATGCAGGAAACCGGAGGAAGGGGACGCCGTAACTTGGGGTAAGTAAATGCAAGAAatacaaaatattttcatttaattGTGTATTATATGTATAGCATCTTACTTTTATTTGTTTCTATTATTTATAGCATACATTACAATTACGATAAGTAGATTAGCATATGTTAGTAatttgtgataaaataaaatgtaaATCTGTGTGTGACTGACAGCACAAAGACACGGAGTCAGAGGGTTGAAATGCTACTTCACCACATGCTGAGCGCGGAGCTCCATGAAGGATTACCGACTTCGGATCCATAAGTGTGTCAGGTAATTTACACATTTCTCCCTTTCCTCGCTTCCACTTCCCCTTTTCCCTTGAGAGTTCAACttccatatatataaataagcAAGCATATCTTCTATCTTCTATATGTATATATCTAGAAAATAAATATACTAGATATTCATGTTATTTGTGATATTTGATTACAGTTACAGATGGATGGAGATGACAGGAAGTTAGGATTTTCTTATATATATTTCTACTTGAGAGTTGTGACAGGTTGTACTA
The genomic region above belongs to Lactuca sativa cultivar Salinas chromosome 4, Lsat_Salinas_v11, whole genome shotgun sequence and contains:
- the LOC111899920 gene encoding two pore calcium channel protein 1B, with protein sequence MDAALLEGESSSRWGVAGGRRAYKSRSDAIAYGSPYQKAAALVDLAEDGSGLPEEILESPNIESSAKYYFMYIRFDILWTLNYFALVALNFFEKPLWCTSVSEVSCSDREYYYLGELPYLNNAESLAYEGVTLIILVVHTLFPILYEGVQLYWKSHVNKLKIISLLILVADLIVDILYLSPVAIYSLPLRIAPYIRVVIFILNIRDLRDSLVILYGMLVTYLNILALSLLFLLFSSWIAYVIFEDTQQGTTIFVSYSATLYQMFVLFTTSNNPDVWIPAYKSSRSSSLFFILYVLMGVYFVTNLILAVVYDSFKCELVKQVTEKDRMRTRILKKAFDLIDEKAVGTLDKEQCIDLFEELNKYRTLPKISKEDFELIFDALDDSRDFKINPQEFNDLCNAIALKFQQEDTEPWLKKFPFYNSSLSERLKDFVKSPNFGYLVAFILLVNLVAVITETTLDIQNNSGQEFWQKVEFVFGWLYVVEMALKVYTYGFENYWKDSQNRFDFIVTWVIVIGETATFVSPKEFTFISNGEWIRYLLIARMLRLIRLLMHVKRYRAFIATFLTLIPSLMPYLGTVFCVMCIYCTVGIQIFGGLVNAGNPDLPSTDLADNDYLLFNFNDYPNGMVSLFNLLVLGNWQAWMQSYVILTGTAWTYVYFISYYLITILLLLNLIVAFVLEAFFAELELECPEDEEEEAGKETGGRGRRNLGTKTRSQRVEMLLHHMLSAELHEGLPTSDP